One region of Cydia splendana unplaced genomic scaffold, ilCydSple1.2 scaffold_110_ctg1, whole genome shotgun sequence genomic DNA includes:
- the LOC134805438 gene encoding uncharacterized protein LOC134805438 produces the protein MALYGAPIWAGTLRTRSAVLLRRPQRAIALRVARAYRDNSHAAAGLLAGSPPWDLEAKVQSAVYWRVLAVRREENWPAPQEVRKWREEAREVLYEKWSERLEIPGASRDLVAALLTGHGCFGWYLCERVGREPTTVCHHCDGRAVDTAQHTREICPAWAEPRAALAAAVGGDLSLPALIRRMISSEEAWLAVASFSVTVLTQKETAERSREDDANSLPQRRRRPGRRRRAFAARIMPP, from the exons ATGGCGCTTTACGGGGCGCCAATATGGGCGGGCACCCTGAGAACTCGAAGTGCGGTGCTATTGCGTCGGCCGCAGAGGGCCATAGCTCTCAGGGTGGCTAGAGCGTATCGCGATAACTCGCACGCAGCAGCCGGCCTGCTAGCCGGGAGCCCGCCTTGGGACCTTGAAGCCAAGGTTCAGTCCGCGGTCTATTGGCGGGTGCTAGCAGTAAGGAGGGAGGAAAACTGGCCCGCCCCTCAAGAAGTTCGCAAGTGGCGGGAAGAAGCACGAGAGGTGCTCTATGAAAAATGGTCGGAGCGTCTGGAGATCCCGGGAGCTAGCCGGGACCTGGTGGCCGCT CTCCTGACGGGGCACGGCTGCTTCGGCTGGTACCTGTGTGAGAGGGTGGGAAGAGAGCCGACGACAGTGTGCCACCATTGTGATGGAAGAGCCGTGGACACGGCCCAACACACGCGCGAGATATGCCCTGCATGGGCGGAGCCTCGCGCTGCCCTGGCCGCGGCTGTGGGAGGAGACCTCTCACTGCCGGCGCTAATACGCCGTATGATCAGCAGTGAGGAGGCATGGTTGGCAGTGGCTTCCTTTAGCGTCACCGTTCTGACACAAAAGGAAACCGCAGAACGATCGCGCGAGGACGACGCAAACTCGCTTCCTCAGCGCCGAAGGAGGCCAGGTAGGCGGAGAAGAGCCTTCGCAGCAAGGATAATGCCGCCTTAA